The Catharus ustulatus isolate bCatUst1 chromosome 28, bCatUst1.pri.v2, whole genome shotgun sequence DNA window tgttctcctccttccctcccaagGCAACCGGCTGTGGTCCCAGAACCTCAATCAACACAGAACTCAATGAATGAGCAAGAAAATGCAGGTATGTCACTTCTTCAAAAACACCTAGTCTTGGAATTCTCCAGGACTGGGAAAGTGATGTTTGAAgatttggtttttgtgtttgttattTTGTCAGGAAAAGGGTAAGAGCTATCAGCTTGTGTTATCCTTGCTATAAGGGGAGGAAAGGTTTGTTTGCTATTTGTAGATCTTGGACAAATagttttatctctgtttttagTTTGTGAGATTTTCAGCACTTGAGATGTCACACActttctagaattttttttcttggctggATTTGCTGGTGAAAAGGCAAGTCAGTAAGTTATTTTCAATTGTGGAACACCAGATGTATAAATCATCGTTCTTTCCGATTCCCATCTTCATGCTGGCTCCTGTCTTTTCTAGGCTCAAAAGCTCTTGAGGAAGAAGAGAGCACTTTCAGCTCCCCTCTTATGTTTTGGCTTCAGCAAgaacaaaagaggaaagagtGTCTTGGTgagaagaaaccaaaaaagggtttggtttttgagATCTCTAGCGATGATGGTTTTCAGATCTGCGCAGAAAGCATTGAAGGTGAGAACTGTGCAGTGTTGGTTGTACTGGTTTTAGCTGTCCTTACTAGAAGTAAAATTACTTCTGAGGAGctcttattttatttgctttatttatagattttaaaaaatagaaagagaaatCTCTTGGTTTATGGTCCTAGACAATCCTAGTTCTTGATAATGTCTGgattctattatttttcttttcattttgcaaaataatATATTCAGTGACCcattatgtatatatatagatagatagatagtgATGATATATATCACGGactaattttgttttatcaatTGACTCAATGATGTTGAACTGTAGTTTGTCAAGAAGCAGGCAGTGTGGATCACACAGTGGAGTACTGGGTATCCAGACTTTTCCTCCAGACCAATTGCTGAACACCTTGCCTTATGCTAATAAGGAATTTTCAAGGAGGATGAAAGCAATTGCATCCAAGGATCTTAATTTATGGCCTGTGGAAAGTTGGAAACATCATATTCTCCAGttagtttatttaaatatgAGTGTCCCAGCACTTGGATCCCCTGTCACCAtttgtcctgtgtgtgtgtgctgcagatGCCTGGAAGTCTCTGACTGACAAGGTACAAGAGGCTCGTTCAAACGCCCGCCTGAAGCAGCTGTCCTTTGCAGGTAACAGCATGTGCTGAGTGTGGGAGAGCAAACTGATCTTTCTGTGAGGGTCTAAGAGTCTTATCACTTCCAGTTATCCTGCTGCAGGCTTTCTGGAGGGTAATTTCTTCCCAAGGGAAGAATTAGAAACTCTCACATAGGATGCAATAGCTAAtacagtgctgctgtgacagctgTGTGGTGTCTCAGCTCTGTGACAAGCTGCTGTATCTTCCTGCTTGAAGTCTGCACTGATACTTAGTGTTTGTTGTGCTCTCTTTCTCATTCCAGGTGTGAATGGTTTGAGGATGTTGGGGATTATCCATGATACTGTTGTGTTCCTGATAGAGCAACTGTACGGAGCGAAGCACTGCCACAACTACAAGTTCAGATTTCACAAGCCAGAGGAGGCCAATGAGCCTCCGTTGAACCCACATGGCTCTGCTCGGGCTGAAGTCCACCTGAGGCAAGTGTGAGCCTTGTCAATATTGGGGTTAACGGCCCTTGGCTCCATAACTaaggctgtggcagggcaggagcaacAGCACTAAAGCTCTCAGTAAAATGTTAACAACTGGCACATGAAAATCAACCTGCAGAATCTTCTGTGCATTTTCCTGTGCTACTTTGTGGCCCTTTGCTTGGTTTAACAAAGCTTTCCTGGCTGAGGCTGTTACTGGAGGTTCTCAGAACCTGCTATGTCTGCCCTGATGTGTGGGCTTTAAGAGAGGGCAGAATAGGGGAGGCATGAGGCAGTAAACATGTCAGACTGTTGTGCAACCATGCTTATTTTCAGTCAGTAAAACAAACTCTCTCTGGTCTCTTTAAATTGCAGGAAATCTGCATTTGATATGTTTAATTTCTTGGCGTCTAAACACCGACAGCCACCAGAATACAACCCGAACGacgaggaagaggaagaagtgcAGCTGAAATCAGCCCGGTATGCAGCAGGGCTTAAAGGTTCACAAGGGAAAACAGAGTCAGGGTGTTAAAATTAGCAGATTTGGCTTAATTAAGGGTTGTGCTTTGAGGGGTATTTAAACACTTGAAGCTGCCAAGCACTGCCAGACATAGAGGTGACTTCTGCAATAACAAGAGAAATGACAGCTGAAGGTGACCACCAGACTGGTCTGCCTTCAAACGCTTCTTTTCCTTGCTAATGTAAAACAATCTGGTGAGAATTTCACaagaaaagggaggaaattatcttttacatatatatatgaaaacaCTGCTTTAATTTTGATTGTGTTCACTGTAggctgcagtgtcacagtgtaTAAATTACTCCATCTTGGAAAGTGCCCCAGATAATACATGGCACAGAGTCTCAAATACAGGTCGTCACTTAGCAGTGCCTCTTTGTTCTAGGAGGGCGACCAGCATGGATCTGCCAATGCCCATGCGCTTCCGGCACCTGAAGAAGACCTCCAAGGAGGCAGTTGGTGTCTACAGGTATGGTTTTGCTCTGGTGCCATTGCCTGTAGGATAGGGGAAGGTGGAAACTTGAAACCTGAGAAACCAGACTACAAAACTGAGGGGAAAAGCAGGCTTGGGGCTTTTTCACTCTTCTTGTCCCTGCCCAAGTTGTGTATTTGAAGTTATCTTCAGCCCAGCCCAATTGCACCTTGCTGTCTTTACCTTGGCAGTAGCTCAGATGTGGGCAGAGTGACCTGGTGGTGTTCTTGTTGGTGTTCCCTTAGAGAAGGGCTAACAGTACTGCAGTGGTCTGTGTCACAAACAGCCTGttttctgcagcctctgcaatCTGATGTTTATGAGCTctgcttgtttgctttccttAATGCATTTTAGATCTCCTATCCATGGCCGGGGTCTGTTCTGCAAAAGGAACATCGATGCAGGTGAGATGGTGATCGAATATTCAGGCAATGTCATTCGCTCCATCCTCACTGACAAACGGGAGAAATACTACGACAGTAAGGTGAGTTTTGGGCTTTTACTGATGTTCTTAAAGAGTTTGGGAGAGCTAGGAAGTGGTTGGGAAGGTAGGACAGGCccagaaaaaattctgtttggTATGTCTCAAACTGTGTTTACTGATTCTTgggttattttctttcttgctggAGGTTTATACACGCTTGTCATTCCCTTCTGTGGTCTGGGCAGGGTCTCACATTAGTCTTGGTGAATGTGGGGCTGAAATGATTCAGGCAGGAGGGAGTGTGTGAGGCCCAGTGGAGAGGGgctgcagacagagctgggctgtctgctggggtggctgtgctgccctgcctgcactgaTCCTGCTCTGTCCTCCCTGGCAGGGCATCGGGTGCTACATGTTCCGCATTGACGACTCCGAGGTGGTGGACGCCACCATGCACGGGAACGCAGCGCGCTTCATCAACCACTCCTGCGAGCCCAACTGCTACTCCCGGGTCATCAACATCGATGGCCAGAAACACATTGTCATCTTTGCCATGCGCAAAATCTACCGCGGGGAAGAGCTCACCTATGACTATAAGTTCCCCATTGAAGACGCCAGCAACAAACTGCCCTGTAACTGCGGTGCCAAGAAGTGCAGGAAGTTTTTAAACTAAAACTTCCATCAGCTGCAAGTgagccctgcaggacctggGGTGAACCAAAGCTTCGAGTGAGCCCCTCCCCGGccactgggatgggacagagagGTGAGAAGCAGGAGTGAAGATGGACTGGGCTCAGGGACCTGAGACTGGCGGCTGTGTTTGTCCGAGTCCACATCTTCATGTCTCGCATGTGCACACTCACCCTTGTGAGAGACATGGGCGGCTGGAGAAGATCCTCAGCATGGTTATGTTTTTGCTATTCTCATTTCCCCCCGCCCCCATATTTGTTTCTCAGCGTGGGGCTAATgagtgggagaggagaggagaggtcACCCCAGGcccaggcacagggcagcagtCATGGGTCGTGTCCCTCTCTGTCTCCTGGCCAGAGCTCTCCTTCCTAGGGCTGAGTCAGTGTTGGGTGGCGCAGTGTTTGCGCTTGCCTCCTGGGGAAAAGGGCTGTGCCTCACCAGCGGCCCCCTGGGACTGCACAGTCTGCAAAACACTATGTGTGAGTGGGAGTAGgtgtgctgcctgtgcagggctctgtggcGCAGGGGGCTGGCTTGGCTGCTTGTGAGGAGGGCGGAACAGAGCAGCCCACACCTAGACACAAGAAAAGTTTGGCTGACATCTTGCTCTGAAATCCCTGCCTGAGAGCAGGGGAACTCCTGGCATTCTTTGGCAAAGAGGGCTTGTGCCAACAGTTGGGGCACTGTGGATCTTTGCCAGCAAAGGCTCCCATTCACCAGCACTCTCCCTCCATGGCCATGTGGGAGGGAAGTGGGCCTCTGGGTcccatttccagcagctggTTTCCTCCTCTGTCCAGCGAgtggctggcacagccagccAGCGGTGTCTCAAAGAGCCAGGCAGAGAGGTCTCTAGAGAGAGGAGGGGAGTGCGAGCCAGCCCTGGCCTTGGCTGCATTGTTgtagagcaggagctgggaaggactGGTGTGGAGGCATCcactcctctctgctgtgccacagtGTCCCAGGCAGCCAGGTGCCTGTTGTGGTCAGTCTGGCCGTGGTCATGTTGTGTTCCTCAGAAGACACAGCAAGGGCACCAAAAGGGAGCCAAAGTTCTCTGCAAAGGCAAGGCCAAGCACCAGCTGGCCTTGTCTGCGCAGCATCCCAAAACCACATAGGAAATGTGAGGCATTGGCACAGTGGGTGAGGAGCCAGGCCAGGTCTGAGCAagctgagggacaccactgtCCTGGTCGGAGCAGTGTGAGTCCTCCTCCCAGTGGGGTCTGCCCTGTGCCTCAGAGCAAAACCAGAGAGAGACAAATGAGAGACCCAAGCCTGACAGTGACAACATTGgattctgctctgttctgtttaCAGTTTAGTATTTAAGgttttataaatgtaaatatattttgtatatttttctatGAGAAGCACTTCATAGGGGAAAGCACTTATGACGAGGCTTTTTACAGTGGTATTATCCTAATTTAAGAGAATctctttttaatgatttttttattttcataggaCGGTTCTAGGAAATACCTGGCTGGACACAGTCTGAGCCTTTCTCCAGTGGGGGGGTtgctttagttttgttttctactCTTGTTCTGCCTTTTTGACTTCAGTAACTGTCTCCGGGAGGGTTGACTGGACCTTAAATTGTATTTGCCCATAAGGACGGGTGCAGGAGGGGATGCTGCCCAGCATGGTAGGAGTTTGGCTCTGTGGGAGGACAGTGTGTGACTCGGGCAGAAAATTTGATTCTGCCTTGCCCATGCTGGTATCCTGCAAggctttaaaaaggaaaagcaggacagGATGAGACCTGACCCTCGATACCTCTTTGCTGGGAGGCCAGTCTGAGATACACACCTCCTGCCACAGTCTGTCCTTCAAAGGCAGATCTGTTTTTCTGCAcagaagggaaagcagaaagCGCCCTTGCTTTTCCGAGCTTTCCTGGTGGTTGGGTTGCAGTCGTTACAGGAGCCACTCTCCCGGAGCTGATGTCTCCGAGGGCTGCTCTGCACCGGCACTGGCAGTTGGTGGGGAAGGACCCGGGAGTGCCTGCTGACTCCCCAGGTCTCTCAGAGGGGCATCCCTCATCCACACCTCTCTGGTCCTGAGACCTCTTCCTCTgcctgagaaagaaaagcagcgCTCAGAGGTTCGGAACCTGCCGATTTCCTTTTGTTATTGCACTGTGTGAGGATAATTTGTTGGTAACTGTTGAAAGCAAAGTCACATTGACGCTGTGTTTGTTACTGAGATGATTTGATGCACTGACAGTTTGGGAACGCACATACTTTGAGGAGCCCAGAGTGCCCACCAGGGGCTCTgggccccgcggccccgggcgCAGCTGCTCTTGgcccttttccttctgtgtctgACGCGGGGCTGGGGCATCGCCCTCGCCATGGCAAAGCCCCTGAACTTACCCCAGAGCTCAGCTACGCTTTCTCACTGCCCCGCTGCTGCCGCCTCCCGATTTCCTGGCCGCAGGAGGAGGTTCCGCTGGGGAGCACTGCCCAGAGCCACCCCACAGGGGGACAAGTGGGAAGGAGGGTCGAGGGGAGCGCTGTGCCTCAGGAGTGCCCCAAGACCCAAGTGCCAGGCAGCCTCCTCCTGCCGGGACCAGCCGAGCCAGCGGGCTGCCCGCTTTGCTGCTATTCCCGTTGCGGCTGCCTGGGCAGGAGCCGCCGTGGCCAGTGAAACTGTCTGTACCCCCGGGGAGCTGCGCCCGCCGTGGCCAGCCCGGGCCAGTGGGGCcgctggcagcagggctggggcaacCAGGGCAGCTGAGCCCACCCGCCCTCAGCCCGGGCTGGCCAGGAGCACCCAGCTCCCCTTGTATGAATGTATATTTTATAAGGACTGACACAGATCATGGTAtctgaaaatactaaaaaaggAACCTTAGGgcgtttttggggttttttttgtacaaaccgatgtggtttttttttaaaggagaagcGGGTCATTGCAAAGGGCTGGgtatcttttctttctgattttctttcatttcaaagcAATACCAAGTTCTTCAGCAGGACGGTCTGTGCAGAATCATGCCATTCACCCATACACTGGTCCACTCTCAACACTTGCAAATTTTTTTATAACTATAAATACAATATATATAGGAACTAATATAGTAATGCACCGTGTAATGAAGCCTAGTTCAGTATCAGTTCATGGCTTTTAATTCTCTTTAACACTATAGATAAGGATTGTGTTACAGTTGCTCACGGCTCCAGGAAGGCCTTGCTGCTCATTCCCCACTGGCATTCAGGGTGTGGGAGCGGGTGGCTCAACCTTTCCTGGCCCTTCTTGTTACAGTCAGTACTTGTACAACTtggtttcttcctttccttcctctcgTTTTGGTTATGAATGTTGGGGTACCACCTACATATAGGGAAAAAtgtgctctgtgctttcctGGTATCTTTTTAACAAGGTACAGTAGCTTCGTCTATCAGCCGAGAACTATACTTGTggtgtttcttttcttgaacTTACAGTCTCTTTAGTAACTACAGGTAGGTGAATAAttgtttcaaaaaacaaaaaaggagaaaaaaaaaaaaaaaagctctgcaAAAGCAAGGTTATGTTCTAGAAATACATTTCTTGACAACTTATCATGTATaacaaaacttattttttcttgtgttcttcCAATCTactggttgtttgtttttttggtttttttggttctgggtttttgtttggtttttttgttttgttttgttttttttaaaagaggaaacGTGTCTAAAGTACATCAGTGTTAACTCCCTGCCacagggaagaaggaaatactttaatagtttaaaaaaaatgctgaaagctCTGCAAAAGActgaatgtaaaaataaaaactgtacatagttgtaaaaaaaacaaaaaaggagtttttaaacatgtttattttctatgcacttttttttatttaagtgatagtttaattaataaacatgTCAAGTTTATTGCTGCAGAGGGCTCTCTCCATTTCTTCTTGAGAACTGAGGAGCTGCTACTTCTCCAGGACACTCACAAGGCATGGGAGCCCCTGGCCAGCACCCAGGACTGCACAGGGTGTTCAGTGAGGAGCCCTGGGCTCCAGCGTGTGCGGGTCACCCTGGGCCACTGCTGGGAGCCCCTGGGCAGGTGGTGGGGCCTCACAGCCGGCTGTGATAGGACGAGGCAGGGTGCAGTGGGGCCGGCAGTGTGAACATTAACGGGGCTGTGGCAGCCTGCTTGAGCCTGCAGCCTTGCCACGGGCCTCAGTGACACAGCAGCATGGCCACGGCGAATGACAGGGCCGTCCTGCAGACCATCTTTAACCCCAGCACCCCTTTTGGGGATATCCCAGGGctggatgaggaggaggatgtcCAGGATGAAGGTGAGTGATGCTGTGTCAGCTCCTCCCTGGAATTGCCGTCAGAGTGTCCATGGGGCAAGCagggggcagggaaggaggctctgcaggctgggaacAGTCCCTGCTTGAGGCTGGACATCGGCACCCTGCCCCGTGTGTGTTCGCTTCCCGGACAGGCAGCGTAGGGTGGCAGCAGGACTGGGCCCCGCGGTTCGTCCTGGTGCCTCCACTCCCAGTCAAGGTCTCCCATTTACACTGCAATAGTGGAAGCTTTTCCGTTGGAGCTGCTGGATCAAGTgcgggagctggagctgcagggggttTCTGCGGCTGAGTCAGGAGACGTAAACACGGCCCTGGAGCGGTTCAGCGAGGCCATTCGCCTGCTACCCGAGCGCGCCTCGGCCTACAACAACCGGGCCCAGGCCCTGCGCCTGCGGGGGGACGTGGCAGGTGAGCAGCGCGGGTGCGGGGGGGTCTCCTGCTACCCCCAGCCCCCACCAACGCCTCCCCTCGTTGCCAGGGGCCCTGCAGGACCTGGACGCTGCCATCCGGCTGAGCCGCGGCTGCGGGCGCGCCGCCTGCCAGAGCTTCGTGCAGCGCGGCCTCATCCACCGGCTGCAGGCGCGGGACGAGGAGGCGCGCCGGGACTTCGAGCGCGCCGCGCGCTTGGGCAGCGCCTTCGCCCGGCAGCAGCTCGTGCTCCTCAACCCCTACTCTGCGCTCTGCAACCAGATGCTCTGCGAGATGCTCGGCCGGCTGCGCAACCCCGAGGGCACTGCAAGCGACTGAGACGGGCAGGAGATGGGCCAAGCAGCGAGCGGGCTGGGGAGAGCCGTGCTCCTGAGCTGGCCCAAGCAGACATGTCCCGGGGCCCAGAAGAGGTGCAGCTCAGAtgccagagctcctgctcctggctaaCAGCCAGGGACTGGAAAGTACCAAACCCCCTTGCTGTGTTTGTCTCCTTCTGCTCCGCCCCGAATAAACGTCCCTCTGTTCCCAGCACCTGCGCTCTGCTTGCGCCGTCGCAGGCACCGTGGTGCGATTCCCGAGTGCGCACAGCGCCGGTGCGATGGGCGGCCCGGCGGGTGCGAGTCCGGGCCCTCCTCCTTGAGGCGGGGAGAGTGGAGGCGCGGGGCCGCGCACGCCCTGTCCCGGCTGGGCGGTCTCCGGCCGCGCTCGCaggcggcggggctgggccgggctgcgCGCAGCAATCCCGCTCGGGGGAGGCGCCCGGCGAGAGCCGAGAGCGCTcgcagctgtgctggggcccgCCCCTGCGCCGCAtgcactgccctgcctgccgGGCCCGGCGCAGAGCCGCACTGCAGACCGGGCTGGACACAGCGGCAGCAATGCTGCAGGTAAGGTGCAGCTGGGCCGCATCTCCCGaccctgctgtgtgctggaaCACCGGGGCCCAGCGTGGTGGACgcccccatgtccctgctctAGCTGCCTCTCTCCTAGCGCTGAGCACGGCTGATATAAGATGGGGTGTCCCCggggctggccaggggctgcccttGCCCtcctgctgctactgctgctcaGTCTTCTGGCGCTCTGCTTGGCAGGTGAGGCTATGGTGGGGTCTGGTGCATCACTGCGAGCAGGACCCCTGCCACGGCTCTGATGTGTCATGGGCTCTCTGGCAGCACTGGAGGAACTGGACCCCACCACTGATGGGCAGCCACAAGCAGCGTGCACCCTGCAGGAGGGGGAGAGTCGTATCTTCACCTGCTGGGTTCCCCGGCCAGTCCCCGGTGCTACACTGGCCTGGTACCTCAACGGTCAGAAACAGGAAATCAACCTCTCGACTGCGGACACTGCCAGCATCCTCACCCTCACTGGCCAGTACTCCGACCACCAGCTCAACTGCTCCCTGGCCAACCCGACCTCCAGTGAGACCTACAACACCTCCGTCCTTCTCAATGTGCAGTGTAAGGTCCGCGGTGCCGGCCTGCTCCAGACCAGGATGTGGGGAGGGTGTGTGGGGCTCCTGTCCAGCTCGGGTGGGACCATAACCCACATCcatcacagccacagcagggcagcatcTTGTCAGTCCTGGGCAAAAAAAGCGCTCCTGCACCCAGGCAAGACAAATCCTGCTCCTAGCTGTGTTacccccatccctcctgcccgTCTCACCGCCTGTTTTTTACCCAGATAAGCCAGAGATCCTGCGGGAAGGCACCCACTACCAGCAGGTTGAGGGTGCTGGCCTCCTCCTGGTGCTCTTTGTGCTGGTGCAAGCCAACCCATCCACCAGCATCACCTGGATGGACCAAGATGGGCATGTGATGGCCAACACCTCCAAGTTTCTCCTCCTGGGTGCCACAAGCTACCCAGGGCTGGCCAACCACTCACTCCACATCCACCTCAGCTGCACAGCAGGAAACCTCTCTGTCAGTGCAGCCAATAGTGTGGGTGTCACCActgcctccctcctgcacaCAGGTAACTGTTGAGGGGTGGGCATGGTGCAATGGCCCCGTGGAAGGGTGCTGAGGGGTCTGCACTGCCGGTGCAGGTCTGCTGGATGCCcgtgtggagctgcctgtcctGGGTGTTGCCATTGGAGCAGCCCTCACCGTagctgccctgctcagcctgggctcctgtgctgcctgcctggtATGCCGCTTGCCCGAGCTTGTGCAAGGTCCAGGGCAAGCAGGACGGAAGAGCCCACCCAGCCAATGCTCCcattgcagca harbors:
- the TTC36 gene encoding tetratricopeptide repeat protein 36 isoform X2; translation: MATANDRAVLQTIFNPSTPFGDIPGLDEEEDVQDEAFPLELLDQVRELELQGVSAAESGDVNTALERFSEAIRLLPERASAYNNRAQALRLRGDVAGALQDLDAAIRLSRGCGRAACQSFVQRGLIHRLQARDEEARRDFERAARLGSAFARQQLVLLNPYSALCNQMLCEMLGRLRNPEGTASD
- the TTC36 gene encoding tetratricopeptide repeat protein 36 isoform X1, whose product is MATANDRAVLQTIFNPSTPFGDIPGLDEEEDVQDEVEAFPLELLDQVRELELQGVSAAESGDVNTALERFSEAIRLLPERASAYNNRAQALRLRGDVAGALQDLDAAIRLSRGCGRAACQSFVQRGLIHRLQARDEEARRDFERAARLGSAFARQQLVLLNPYSALCNQMLCEMLGRLRNPEGTASD
- the TMEM25 gene encoding transmembrane protein 25, whose protein sequence is MGQAASGLGRAVLLSWPKQTCPGAQKRRRGWAGLRAAIPLGGGARREPRALAAVLGPAPAPHALPCLPGPAQSRTADRAGHSGSNAAALEELDPTTDGQPQAACTLQEGESRIFTCWVPRPVPGATLAWYLNGQKQEINLSTADTASILTLTGQYSDHQLNCSLANPTSSETYNTSVLLNVQYKPEILREGTHYQQVEGAGLLLVLFVLVQANPSTSITWMDQDGHVMANTSKFLLLGATSYPGLANHSLHIHLSCTAGNLSVSAANSVGVTTASLLHTGLLDARVELPVLGVAIGAALTVAALLSLGSCAACLVCRLPELVQGPGQAGRKSPPSQCSHCSSSEPPQPQGTRLPRQTRSLPPNVRLDDLAQEDGASSKDAGASARGEERALLGLENSLVLSKLGFVQLPMSGRIYKVPSISSDEIWL